The following are from one region of the Fusarium keratoplasticum isolate Fu6.1 chromosome 4, whole genome shotgun sequence genome:
- a CDS encoding PHD-type domain-containing protein produces the protein MISSNTRASRSRYSSPAQSQNTKWNGVLDASKGATEGSRAFMQRWLEPTVQSKASFEDDGLMRYGVVENMAPLGSLPKPKKAAPETTSGVRRIILRPSGANAAKSTAEAIPSDPAADVDVDADHDAAAAAAAAAAAAARARAEASSPPPTTQPPTPPRRRSIVLKDAAAAADDEDDEDYDPNRTKRRQSGRASLGRRTRRSSGGRRSSIVVTKPAAKETREAREPKEKEAKDVKETPKDKEIKDTIQASEPMAEPQDKEFIDKVVEAAVDEALKHYRYPTAWALRTLYDEKSGDPRFVAMIEDVFNQTADEDTMRKFSKQMEEKKREGKKDNQGCYYFIPPTTNSRFTPHKPKAAPYGKLLHHRQEEHQHQHQHDGDDEDEEEHHHRRAAKKAKTLHSSRSHSRSHSHSYSHPAPHSSHPASGHATRHTPRKMSTDKQPRTPTSRKRGRRDSASSDSSLSSALSLSSPEASIGSPSPVRRGATAGRPGRGSGTGAGAGAGRGPGADSSDAPKPRPITTRRKSLAASNKTNKTKSKRSRSSPSASHSPTLPVISNTSNSSAADAPTGATISVSAEASMPGRLADAPVLNNLLPPKTKAGKGAKGSSVPVDEAGHDNDDSFWDRRRDAQKFANSVTVRESSVRDGEDDEQVATPAKKTRRTRQSIAPPATTRATRSASKRPHDEVESTVSPVAWPFQRESSSVAGSRAATPTLRPPKKQRTGLRVKSSPVKKRGGTAAGVPRAMGDGTATSAAAKDQISDNDEDCSACGAAGDVVCCDGCPRSFHFECVGMVPSDDLPDEWYCNECLFKRYPSRVPVHKGVFGPALNNLEKSIPRAFSLPKKLQTRFEGVKAGPDGEYEEVTAAKTTKRKNGYEEVPDFFRQRDDGQPVLCHGCQKAATDVRAIIPCSVCPRYWHIDCLDPPLAVPPVLKNWRCPLHSEEIIAEVRSLAPAHRFRKIKGAQTITPALSRGLKNNGQIEVDWNDETESEPESKPVNNSGWPDPDSFGRAYKLPAQGIVLDFIEQLRRQNAGYGPRQDEPRWLSYAPVPVKDSSHPVKGSDLQRSVDEMQVALTMTSLKDHKSESVDQLISALLDAADPNVLTLMTKTDAGNIATGHLTDSDKLSLRVLLAQMDAMGSRIRHLLGEPDTTTMLDQEHEIPSILSPQDSAIAEPLDKVAVPPPVTEPTPPSTIDHAEGAMELD, from the exons ATGATCTCGTCAAACACCCGCGCCTCACGATCTCGCTACTCTAGCCCCGCGCAATCCCAAAACACCAAATGGAACGGAGTGCTGGACGCGTCCAAGGGAGCTACTGAGGGATCGAGGGCATTCATGCAGCGATGGTTGGAGCCTACCGTGCAGAGCAAGGCGAGCTTCGAGGATGATGGTCTGATGCGATATGGCGTCGTGGAGAACATGGCTCCGTTGGGAAGTctgcccaagcccaagaaggccgcGCCCGAGACCACTTCTGGCGTGCGGAGGATCATATTGAGGCCGTCAGGGGCAAACGCTGCCAAATCTaccgccgaggccatcccgAGTGATCCGGCTGCAGATGTCGACGTGGACGCCGACCacgatgctgctgctgctgctgccgctgccgccgcagCTGCTGCCAGAGCAAGGGCGGAAGCGTCTTCCCCTCCTCCGACCACCCAGCCCCCTACACCGCCACGGCGGAGGTCCATTGTGCTCAAGGACGCGGCAGCCGCAGcagacgatgaggacgatgaggattACGACCCGAACCGGACGAAGCGGCGACAGTCGGGTCGCGCATCTCTGGGGAGGCGGACACGGCGCTCGTCAGGCGGCCGCAGGAGCTCCATCGTTGTGACTAAGCCGGCAGCAAAGGAGACCAGGGAGGCCAgggagcccaaggagaaggaggcgaaAGACGTCAAAGAGACGccaaaggacaaggagatcaaggacacGATCCAGGCATCCGAGCCGATGGCTGAACCCCAGGACAAAGAATTCATCGACAAGGTGGTCGAGGCTGCAGTGGATGAGGCCCTCAAGCACTACCGCTATCCGACGGCGTGGGCGCTGCGGACCCTCTACGACGAAAAATCGGGCGACCCCCGGTTCGTGGCCATGATCGAGGACGTCTTCAACCAgacggccgacgaggacacgATGCGAAAGTTCTCGaagcagatggaggagaagaagcgcgagggcaagaaggacaaTCAAGGCTGCTACTACTTTATCCCGCCGACGACGAACAGTCGATTCACACCGCACAAACCCAAGGCAGCACCCTACGGCAAACTGCTGCATCACCGCCAAGAGGAgcatcagcaccagcaccagcacgacggtgacgacgaagacgaggaggagcatcatcaccgacgagcggccaagaaggcaaagacgCTGCATTCTTCCCGGTCTCACTCTCGATCTCACTCTCACTCTTATTCTCACCCTGCGCCGCACTCCTCTCACCCTGCCTCTGGCCACGCCACCCGCCACACACCCCGGAAAATGTCGACAGACAAGCAACCCCGAACGCCGACGTCGCGGAAGAGAGGCCGTCGTGACTCTGCGTCTAGCGACTCTTCGCTCTCGTCGGCTCTCAGCCTGTCGTCTCCAGAGGCCAGCATCGGCAGCCCCAGCCCCGTCCGTCGAGGGGCAACGGCTGGTCGCCCTGGACGTGGATCTGGaactggagctggagctggagctggccGTGGACCTGGGGCCGACTCCAGCGATGCGCCAAAACCTCGGCCAATCACCACCCGCCGCAAATCACTCGCCGCctccaacaagaccaacaagaccaagtccaagCGATCCAGGTCAAGCCCATCCGCATCACACTCTCCCACCCTCCCCGTCATCTCAAACACCAGCAATTCTTCTGCCGCTGATGCACCCACCGGTGCCACCATCAGCGTGAGTGCCGAAGCCAGTATGCCAGGAAGGCTTGCTGATGCTCCCGTCTTGAACAacctcctccctcccaagaccaaggcagGCAAGGGCGCCAAGGGCTCGTCTGTGCCGGTCGATGAGGCTGGCCATGATAACGACGACTCCTTCTGGGACCGCAGACGCGACGCGCAAAAGTTTGCCAACAGCGTCACAGTGCGCGAGAGTTCGGTTCGTGATGGTGAGGACGATGAGCAGGTTGCGACACCCGCCAAGAAGACCAGGAGGACGCGTCAGTCGATCGCGCCCCCAGCGACAACAAGGGCAACCCGATCAGCCAGCAAGAGGCCTCACGATGAGGTCGAGAGCACCGTGTCTCCAGTTGCATGGCCTTTCCAGCGTGAGAGCAGCTCAGTCGCAGGCTCGAGGGCTGCCACGCCCACGCTACGCCCACCCAAGAAGCAGAGAACTGGCCTTCGTGTCAAGTCATC CCCCGTGAAGAAGCGAGGAGGAACTGCTGCCGGAGTGCCTCGGGCTATGGGAGATGGCACAGCAACCAGCGCGGCCGCCAAGGATCAG ATATCCGACAACGATGAGGACTGCTCCGCCTGTGGTGCAGCCGGTGATGTCGTCTGCTGCGACGGATGCCCTCGGTCATTCCACTTTGAGTGCGTGGGCATGGTACCATCTGACGACCTCCCTGATGAGTGGTATTGCAACGAATGCCTGTTCAAGCGGTATCCTTCACGCGTGCCTGTCCACAAGGGCGTTTTTGGGCCTGCTCTGAACAACCTTGAGAAGAGCATTCCTCGCGCCTTCAGCCTTCCCAAGAAGTTGCAGACTCGCTTTGAAGGGGTCAAGGCTGGTCCTGATGGCGAGTACGAAGAGGTCACGGCTGCCAAGACGACCAA GAGGAAGAATGGCTACGAAGAAGTACCCGACTTCTTCAGACAGCGAGACGATGGACAACCTGTGCTCTGCCACGGCTGCCAGAAGGCCGCGACAGATGTCCGGGCCATCATCCCCTGTAGCGTCTGCCCGCGTTATTGGCATATTGACTGCCTGGACCCCCCTCTGGCTGTCCCTCCAGTTCTCAAGAACTGGCGATGCCCTCTCCATTCTGAAGAGATAATTGCAGAGGTCCGCTCGCTCGCGCCTGCTCATCGGTTCCGCAAGATCAAGGGAGCGCAGACCATCACGCCAGCATTGTCACGAGGCCTCAAGAACAATGGCCAAATTGAAGTGGACTGGAACGACGAGACAGAGTCTGAACCAGAGTCAAAGCCCGTCAACAATTCTGGCTGGCCAGATCCCGACTCGTTTGGACGGGCTTACAAGCTGCCTGCCCAAGGCATTGTACTGGACTTTATTGAACA GTTGCGCCGTCAAAACGCTGGCTACGGTCCTCGCCAAGATGAGCCTCGATGGCTGTCATACGCCCCTGTGCCTGTGAAGGACTCGAGCCATCCTGTCAAGGGCTCTGATCTTCAGCGGTCAGTGGACGAGATGCAAGTCGCCTTGACCATGACCAGCCTTAAGGACCACAAGTCGGAGAGCGTTGACCAACTGATCTCAGCTCTCTTG GACGCTGCTGACCCCAATGTCCTGACGCTCATGACCAAGACTGATGCTGGCAACATCGCTACTGGTCACCTCACAGACAGTGACAAGCTTAGCCTACGCGTTCTACTTGCCCAGATGGATGCTATGGGATCCCGTATCAGACATCTCCTTGGTGAACCGGACACCACCACTATGCTTGATCAGGAGCACGAAATACCTAGCATCCTATCTCCCCAAGACTCAGCCATCGCCGAGCCACTCGATAAGGTTGCAGTGCCTCCGCCTGTCACTGAACCTACCCCCCCTTCAACCATTGACCACGCCGAAGGCGCTATGGAACTCGATTAA
- a CDS encoding Peptidase-M24 domain-containing protein — protein sequence MSDNKEIDYTLANPDTLTKYKTAAQISEKVLAEVSKLVVPGAKIVDICQQGDKLIEEEIAKVYRGKKINKGFSHPTTVSPASYVTPYTPLTSDEAEAGIEIKEGEPIKIQLGAQIDGFGSIVCDTVVATPEDKAGEPVTGRTADLILANYYVNELLLRLMIPPGLLAQGTDEEKAKAAAQKAPTQSKITSLLEKVTKAYDVNLVESTTSWLFDRNEIEGSKKIVLAPAEGTKGDGTPEISEVWGVEVGVSLGSGKVKSIDQRPTLHRRTNQTYGLKRPTSRKILSEVQKKFGTFPFSLRQLEDERDAKSGVVECVRGNVFRQYELVGDKDNAQVARYLTTIAITKNGITKLGGPPPLNLEKYQSDKKIEDEEVLKILEQPIARNTGKKKSKPKKKAKKEGEADAE from the exons ATGTCGGACAACAAGGAAATCG ATTATACTCTGGCTAACCCAGACACTCTCACCAAGTACAAGACTGCTGCTCAGATCTCTGAGAAGGTCCTGGCCGAGGTCTCAAAGCTTGTCGTCCCCGGCGCCAAGATTGTCGACATTTGCCAGCAGGGTGATAAGCtgatcgaggaggagattgccaaggTCTACCGAggcaagaagatcaacaagg GCTTCTCCCATCCCACCACGGTCTCCCCCGCGTCCTACGTCACTCCCTACACTCCCCTTACCTccgacgaggctgaggccgGTATCGAGATTAAGGAGGGAGAGCCCATCAAGATCCAGCTCGGTGCCCAGATCGATGGCTTCGGCTCCATCGTTTGCGACACTGTCGTCGCTACccccgaggacaaggctgGAGAGCCCGTCACTGGCCGCACCGCCGATCTGATCCTGGCCAACTACTACGTCAATGAGCTGCTCCTGCGACTCATGATCCCCCCTGGCCTCCTGGCCCAGGGaaccgacgaggagaaggccaaggctgccgccCAGAAGGCCCCTACCCAGTCCAAGATCACCAGCCTCCTGGAGAAGGTTACCAAGGCCTACGATGTGAACCTCGTCGAGAGCACCACCTCGTGGCTGTTTGACCGCAATGAGATCGAGGGCAGCAAGAAGATTGTCCTCGCCCCCGCCGAGGGCACCAAGGGCGACGGTACCCCCGAGATCAGCGAGGTCTGGGGTGTCGAGGTCGGTGTCAGTCTGGGTtccggcaaggtcaagagtATCGACCAGCGACCCACCCTCCACCGCCGTACCAACCAGACCTACGGTCTCAAGCGACCTACCTCTCGCAAGATCCTCTCCGAGGTCCAGAAGAAGTTCGGAACTTTCCCCTTCAGCTTGCGACAGCTTGAGGATGAGCGTGATGCCAAGTCTGGTGTCGTCGAGTGTGTCCGCGGTAACGTCTTCCGCCAGTACGAGCTGGTTGGCGACAAGGACAACGCCCAGGTTGCCCGATACCTCACCACCATTG ccatcaccaagaacgGCATTACCAAGCTGGGTGGACCCCCTCCCCTGAACCTGGAGAAGTACCAGTCggacaagaagatcgaggacgaggaggttctCAAGATCCTGGAGCAGCCCATCGCCCGAAACacgggcaagaagaagagcaagcccaagaagaaggccaagaaggagggcgaggccGATGCCGAGTAA
- a CDS encoding Snf5 subunit has product MAAQPSTSTAPATGPASSATSASNRDASAASSSKMPVRTKESYDKLMVERYITRDAIAAAALGSQLDHTRKIMADTRDKIQEYRQVRTDYRQWFPPSRLYGEGYNGFANGYTENHGPSRIIYPSQKPRPGQRTTPPLKYKRKDMLKQAEQHEELVPLRLEVEWDKIKLRDTFTWNLHERLLGVELFAAQLVEDMGLKPPASHPVYEQVVHQMREQLNDFYPFVYSEEDALDPELPYLAYKNDEMRILIKLNITIGQHTLVDQFEWEINNPSNSPEEFAANMARDLSLSGEFTTAIAHCIREQTQLFTRSLYSVGHPFDGRPIEDPDLVGAFLQTPLPSVFRPQQQAKEYAPYLYELSDADLERNETIFSREQRRQKRSINRRGGPQLPDLRERQRTIRTLIVSSVLPGAATSIEESRLYKRAAGPRTKRAVRDGEISDSDDSEDSAPDSPAPSQITGGTARTRGMRGAASAAQQRMANLGRSETPEASAITHHHETRTSRRFREETEEPAHLIVTLKLNREKLRRLMNRDYRDLRTPSQTPVPFPRAPSASASSRSMPPPPSTPSGSTPQAHPTSTYPPGQIGRLPAPPPVPGQAHPPAPPPPEWLVNALKELEKTYNEGDRFEAIMKYSYLDPVTELPVQNQPMPEGVRYAWLPRIRCLDCTTKLYTPGPDMTAQKFEAHLKFSAHKNQVRQRLAREAAAAAASKS; this is encoded by the exons ATGGCTGCTCAGCCCTCCACTTCTACGGCGCCGGCCACGGGCCCGGCGTCCTCCGCGACTTCGGCCTCCAATAGGGATGCATCCGCCGCATCGTCGAGCAAGATGCCCGTGCGGACAAAGGAATCCTATGATAAGCTCATGGTTGAGCGGTACATCACCCgtgatgccatcgccgccgccgcgctCGGGAGTCAGCTGGACCACACCCGAAAAATAATGGCCGACACACGCGACAAGATTCAGGAGTATCGCCAAGTTCGCACCGATTATCGCCAGTGGTTCCCGCCTTCACGGCTCTACGGTGAGGGCTACAATGGCTTTGCCAATGGATACACAGAGAACCATGGACCCTCCAGAATCATTTATCCATCCCAGAAGCCTCGACCCGGCCAACGGACCACGCCTCCCCTAAAGTACAAGCGCAAGGATATGCTCAAGCAGGCCGAGCAGCATGAGGAGCTGGTGCCTCTACGGCTGGAGGTTGAATGGGATAAGATCAAGCTTCGCGACACCTTCACCTGGAACCTCCATGAGCGCCTGTTGGGAGTCGAGCTCTTCGCCGCGCAACTCGTCGAGGACATGGGTCTCAAGCCTCCTGCATCCCACCCCGTCTACGAGCAGGTGGTACATCAGATGCGCGAGCAGCTGAACGACTTCTATCCCTTCGTCTACTCGGAGGAGGACGCCCTTGACCCAGAGCTGCCCTACCTGGCGTACAAGAACGACGAGATGCgcatcctcatcaagctcaacatcaccatcggCCAACATACGCTCGTCGATCAATTCGAGTGGGAGATCAACAACCCCTCAAACTCGCCCGAGGAGTTTGCTGCCAATATGGCAAGGGACTTGTCGCTCTCAGGAGAGTTCACAACTGCCATTGCGCACTGCATCCGAGAGCAAACTCAATTGTTCACTAGGAGTTTATACAGTGTCGGACACCCCTTCGACGGACGGCCGATCGAAGATCCCGACCTGGTCGGCGCGTTTCTGCAGACCCCTCTACCCTCAGTCTTCCGACCTCAAcagcaggccaaggagtACGCCCCTTACCTATACGAGCTCAGCGATGCCGACCTGGAACGAAACGAGACGATATTCTCACGCGAGCAACGCCGGCAGAAGCGGTCCATCAACCGAAGAGGAGGTCCACAACTGCCTGACCTCAGGGAACGGCAAAGGACGATCCGCACTCTCATCGTGTCGTCCGTCCTGCCCGGAGCCGCGACCAGCATCGAGGAGAGCCGGCTGTATAAGCGGGCTGCTGGGCCTCGAACGAAACGTGCCGTACGCGATGGCGAGATCTCGGACTCAGACGACAGTGAAGACTCGGCTCCTGATTCTCCTGCCCCATCACAAATTACTGGCGGCACAGCTCGAACACGCGGCATGCGCGGAGCTGCTTCGGCGGCACAGCAGAGGATGGCCAACCTGGGCCGCTCCGAAACTCCTGAGGCCAGCGCTATCACACATCACCACGAAACCAGAACTTCCCGTCGGTTCCGtgaggagacggaggagccGGCGCATCTGATTGTCACGCTCAAGCTTAACCGGGAAAAGCTGAGGAGGCTCATGAACCGCGACTATCGCGATCTAAGGACACCTTCTCAGACACCAGTCCCCTTCCCTCGTGCCCCTAgcgcttctgcttcttcaagatctatgccaccgccgccatctACACCATCTGGCTCCACCCCCCAGGCGCATCCTACTTCGACATATCCTCCAGGCCAAATAGGCCGACTACCAGCACCACCGCCTGTTCCTGGGCAGGCACATCCCCCAGCG CCCCCGCCGCCTGAGTGGCTTgtcaacgccctcaaggAATTAGAGAAGACGTACAACGAAGGTGACAGgttcgaggccatcatgaaaTACTCCTATCTCGACCCCGTGACGGAACTCCCCGTGCAGAACCAACCTATGCCCGAGGGCGTTAGGTACGCCTGGCTGCCGCGCATCCGCTGCCTGGACTGTACTACTAAGTTGTATACACCCGGCCCTGATATGACGGCCCAGAAGTTCGAGGCTCACTTGAAATTCTCGGCGCACAAGAACCAGGTTCGGCAGCGCCTGGCACgggaggcagcagcagcggcggcgtcCAAGTCTTGA